One Deltaproteobacteria bacterium genomic region harbors:
- a CDS encoding PAS domain S-box protein, translating to MKILIVDDNSTNLYMLESLLKGHGYEVISAMNGQEALDRARLDPPDLVVADIFMPVMDGFTLCREWKSDAALNHIPLVFYTGTYNEKKDEEFAISLGADRFIIKPQEPDVLLNMLQEVLDGNYVAKQVESKPLGEEMEFFRKHNEVLFKKLESKMMSLETVNQKLKALEEMYRLAFENVSDVIFTIDNNLKIISMTPSVEKILGYKPEDFIDKSASELRHVLSPDSLVQAEFSINMLLNGESVPPGVYELVTKDGTRKFCEVSSSSLTRDGEIIGLVSVARDITKRRQAEEFLRESNERFRALFERSLECVYIHDLRGNFIDVNQPTSNMTGYSRDEMLRLNFASLVDSEQLKTASRTLKSIVQNGAQSGVVEFRITRKDGGYRYVETSGSLVYRDGKPYAVLGVGRDITEQKQAEEMIIQSLREKESLLQEVHHRVKNNMQIISSMLSLQSDTAPQEEVASILRDSEGRVRSMALIHEKLYLSPDLSSINFAEYVESLVSHLFVAHNVYSDIISFVPQVEDIPLAIETAIPCGLIVNELVTNTLKYAFPQGRKGEVIVALHRNSDQTLTLSVSDTGIGLPEDIDPRSTGTFGMQLVSILTDQLSGTLEIERTEGTTFRITFSELQYKKRI from the coding sequence ATGAAGATTCTGATTGTGGATGACAACAGCACCAATCTCTACATGCTGGAAAGTCTGCTGAAAGGTCACGGATATGAAGTGATTTCGGCAATGAACGGCCAGGAAGCACTGGACAGAGCCCGCCTTGACCCTCCCGACCTTGTTGTCGCGGACATCTTCATGCCGGTAATGGATGGATTCACCTTATGCCGGGAATGGAAATCGGATGCCGCACTCAACCACATACCTCTGGTGTTTTACACCGGAACGTACAACGAAAAGAAGGACGAGGAATTTGCGATAAGCCTCGGGGCCGACCGGTTCATCATCAAGCCCCAGGAGCCGGATGTATTACTGAACATGTTACAGGAGGTACTCGACGGGAACTATGTTGCAAAGCAGGTGGAAAGCAAGCCCCTTGGCGAAGAAATGGAGTTCTTCAGGAAGCACAATGAAGTCCTTTTCAAAAAACTTGAATCAAAAATGATGTCCCTTGAGACTGTAAACCAGAAGCTCAAGGCTTTGGAGGAGATGTACCGTCTTGCCTTTGAGAATGTATCGGATGTTATTTTTACGATTGATAACAACCTTAAAATTATCAGCATGACGCCAAGCGTGGAGAAAATATTGGGTTACAAACCAGAGGATTTTATCGACAAGTCCGCCTCCGAACTGAGACACGTGCTTTCACCGGATTCTCTTGTGCAAGCTGAATTCAGCATAAACATGCTCTTGAACGGGGAGAGCGTTCCTCCGGGCGTCTATGAATTGGTCACCAAGGACGGGACAAGAAAATTCTGTGAGGTCAGCAGTTCGTCCCTGACACGTGACGGCGAGATCATCGGCCTGGTTTCCGTGGCCCGAGATATCACGAAGCGCAGGCAGGCCGAAGAATTTCTTCGTGAAAGCAATGAGCGCTTTCGGGCCTTGTTCGAACGGTCTCTTGAATGTGTGTATATCCACGATCTAAGGGGTAATTTTATCGATGTTAACCAGCCGACATCGAACATGACCGGTTACAGTCGAGATGAAATGCTTCGTCTGAACTTCGCTTCTCTGGTAGATTCCGAGCAACTAAAAACAGCCAGTCGAACACTGAAAAGCATCGTGCAGAACGGGGCTCAAAGCGGAGTCGTTGAATTCAGGATCACCCGTAAAGATGGCGGGTACAGATATGTGGAAACTTCAGGATCCCTCGTCTACCGTGATGGGAAACCCTATGCTGTTCTGGGAGTCGGCCGCGACATCACTGAGCAAAAGCAGGCGGAAGAAATGATAATACAGTCACTGCGCGAGAAAGAATCCCTGCTCCAGGAGGTTCATCACCGGGTGAAGAATAACATGCAGATCATTTCCAGCATGCTGAGCCTTCAGTCCGATACCGCCCCGCAGGAGGAAGTCGCATCCATCCTGCGAGACAGTGAAGGACGGGTGAGATCGATGGCACTCATTCATGAAAAGCTCTACCTGTCTCCGGACCTGTCAAGCATCAACTTCGCCGAATATGTTGAAAGTCTGGTGTCGCATCTTTTTGTGGCTCACAATGTCTACTCGGACATTATCTCTTTCGTTCCTCAGGTGGAGGATATTCCACTTGCGATCGAGACGGCCATTCCCTGCGGGCTGATCGTCAATGAATTGGTCACGAACACCCTGAAGTACGCCTTTCCTCAGGGGAGGAAGGGGGAAGTCATCGTTGCCCTTCATAGAAATTCCGACCAGACACTCACGTTATCGGTCAGCGATACCGGTATCGGTCTTCCGGAAGATATCGATCCCCGGAGTACAGGGACTTTCGGGATGCAGCTTGTCTCCATTTTGACGGATCAGTTGAGCGGCACCCTGGAGATAGAAAGAACGGAAGGAACGACGTTCAGAATAACCTTCAGCGAGCTGCAATATAAAAAGAGGATATGA